In Pseudoliparis swirei isolate HS2019 ecotype Mariana Trench chromosome 9, NWPU_hadal_v1, whole genome shotgun sequence, a genomic segment contains:
- the ddx19a gene encoding ATP-dependent RNA helicase DDX19A, with amino-acid sequence MSNDSWAVAVDVQEATIPSIQADFSKKVPQVVLNIRRDINGDLINSGDNVVQETYENVEGDSVPMAEQSLLNKLLRRDLVVNRNRVEVLQRDPTSPLFSVKTFEQLRLTPELLRGVYDMGFNRPSKIQENALPMMLAEPHQNLIAQSQSGTGKTAAFSLAILSHVNPENKWTQCLCVAPTYELALQTGRVIEQMGKFCPDVKLAYGIRGNRMVRGVKLQEQIVIGTPGTVLDWCTKYKLIDPKKITMFVFDEADLMIATQGHRDQSVRIHRQLTKDCQMLLFSATFEESVLKFAQHVVSDPNIIKLKREEETLDNIKQFYVICQAQEDKFTSLCNLYGVLTIAQAMIFCHTRRMASWLSSKLISEGHQVALLSGELEVRQRAAIIERFRHGKEKVLVTTNVCSRGIDVEQVSLVVNFDLPVDREGKADNETYLHRIGRTGRFGRRGFAVNMVDSDHSMDIIKQIELHFDRKITELDTNNLEEMEKLTI; translated from the exons ATGTCCAACGACTCGTGGGCAGTTGCTGTCGATGTTCAGGAAGCTACAATTCCATCCATACAG GCGGACTTCTCAAAGAAAGTTCCCCAAGTGGTCCTTAACATAAGACGAGACATAAATGGTGACTTAATAAATAGTGGGG ACAACGTTGTGCAGGAGACTTATGAAAATGTCGAGGGGGACAGCGTACCCATGGCTGAACAGTCCCTTTTGAATAAACTGCTCCGCCGCGATCTGGTCGTGAACAGAAACCGGGTGGAGGTCCTGCAGCGGGACCCCacttctcctctgttctccgtGAAGACTTTCGAGCAGTTGAGACT AACACCTGAACTGCTGAGGGGCGTGTACGACATGGGATTCAACAGGCCATCAAAGATTCAGGAGAACGCTCTTCCCATGATGTTGGCAGAGCc ACATCAGAATCTGATCGCCCAGTCACAGTCTGGCACGGGTAAAACTGCTGCTTTTTCTCTGGCCATCCTCAGCCATGTAAACCCAGAAAATAAGTGGACTCAG TGCCTTTGCGTCGCACCAACATACGAGCTCGCTCTGCAAACTGGTCGAGTAATCGAGCAAATGGGGAAATTTTGCCCAGATGTCAAACTGGCCTACGGCATTCGAGGAAACCGAA TGGTCCGAGGCGTCAAGTTGCAGGAACAGATTGTCATTGGAACACCAGGCACAGTCCTGGACTGGTGCACCAAGTACAAGCTCATTGACCCCAAGAAGATTACGATGTTTGTGTTTGACGAGGCTGATTTGATGATCGCCACACAAGGTCATCGTGACCAAAGCGTACGGATCCACAG ACAGCTGACAAAGGACTGCCAGATGCTCCTTTTCTCTGCAACCTTTGAGGAGTCTGTGTTGAAGTTTGCTCAGCATGTGGTTTCTGATCCTAATATCATCAAGCTGAAGCGCGAAGAGGAGACGCTGGACAACATCAAACAGTTCTATGTGATCTGTCAGGCGCAGGAGGACAAGTTCACATCGCTCTGTAATCTCTATGGGGTCCTGACCATTGCACAGGCCATGATCTTCTGCCAT ACTCGCAGAATGGCTTCTTGGCTGTCTTCCAAGCTGATCTCAGAGGGGCATCAGGTGGCGTTGTTGAGTGGGGAGCTGGAAGTGAGGCAGAGAGCGGCCATCATTGAACGCTTCAGGCATGGCAAGGAGAAAGTACTTGTGACGACAAACGTGTGCTccagag GTATCGATGTGGAACAAGTGTCGCTTGTGGTCAACTTTGACCTCCCAGTGGACAGGGAAGGGAAGGCTGACAATGAGACGTACCTTCACCGGATTGGCCGCACAGGACGCTTTGGCAGAAGAGGATTCGCGGTCAATATGGTTGACAGCGACCACAGCATGGATATCATCAAACAAATCGAGCTGCATTTCG ACAGGAAAATCACCGAACTTGACACTAATAATCTCGAAGAAATGGAAAAGCTGACTATCTGA